Proteins encoded within one genomic window of Spirulina major PCC 6313:
- a CDS encoding DUF4157 domain-containing protein, which translates to MSSYSDVFRKPHQTNLPAPAQALQREAIAPPPTTLPPGALINNVSQATIQRQANGESIAPMDVESDIHRARGGGQTLDPNLQRSMGQAMGADFSHVKVHTDRTSDNLNHALQAKAFTTGSDVFFRQGEYNPSSKGGQELIAHELTHVVQQTGASQQREGS; encoded by the coding sequence ATGTCTTCCTACTCAGATGTATTTCGCAAGCCGCATCAAACTAATCTACCCGCTCCAGCCCAAGCGTTACAGAGAGAGGCGATCGCACCCCCGCCCACAACTCTCCCACCCGGCGCACTCATCAACAATGTCAGCCAAGCCACCATCCAACGCCAGGCCAACGGCGAAAGCATCGCCCCGATGGATGTTGAATCCGACATTCACCGCGCCCGTGGTGGTGGTCAAACCCTCGACCCAAACCTTCAGCGATCGATGGGGCAAGCGATGGGCGCAGACTTTAGCCATGTCAAAGTCCACACCGATCGCACCTCCGACAATCTTAACCACGCTCTCCAAGCCAAAGCCTTCACCACCGGCAGCGATGTCTTTTTTCGCCAAGGGGAATACAACCCCAGCAGCAAAGGCGGCCAAGAACTAATCGCCCACGAACTCACCCACGTCGTCCAGCAAACCGGCGCATCCCAACAACGTGAAGGGTCTTGA
- a CDS encoding ATP-binding protein — MPKQLQELYHGVAWVRSHLSHYLESGQVQRDHPSPPVSLLASLSQRLGLSSFEAEIVLLGAAMELDPHCATLCAEIAGNPEHTYPTLALALALFPDAVWDVLSPQRPLLQWRLFRFDATAGLTQARLTLDPRILCYLLDVPAFDRTLSVWMHPLSLETIALPPSRQAIADQVIPVWRSGHYPLVQLCSTDQQSKAAIAATIAQALGLQIYQLPISNLSSDREALATLKQQWLREAILSQAILFIDADAQTRPDQGEAIANFVAGLSVPIILSNHSRQTLNGQTPLTFELRPLPYPEKRQLWHTYLGDRAADLNGHLDPLITQFSLNSHTIQAACAAVQDSPVPELRDRLWNYCRTQARPRLDHLAQRINCTATWDDLILPDRELKILRDIASHVQQRAKVYEKWGFASKSGRGLGITALFAGASGTGKTMAAEVLAQEFQLDLYRIDLSAVSSKYIGETEKNLRQIFDAAEAGSAVLLFDEADALFGKRTQVKDSHDRHANLEVSYLLQRMEAYQGLAILTTNLRDSLDQAFVRRLRFMLTFPFPKAEHRYAIWQRIFPPQTPTQALDYDELAQLEVAGGNIRAIALNAAFVAAEAHEPIHMKHLLKAVRVEYLKIGQPLTGIDLDAWLEPQRVEN, encoded by the coding sequence ATGCCAAAACAATTACAGGAACTTTATCACGGGGTTGCTTGGGTGCGATCGCACCTCAGTCATTATCTCGAATCGGGTCAAGTGCAGCGCGACCATCCGTCGCCGCCCGTGTCACTCTTGGCGAGTCTGTCGCAGCGGTTGGGGTTGTCGTCGTTTGAGGCGGAAATTGTCCTGCTGGGGGCGGCGATGGAACTTGATCCCCATTGTGCGACCCTCTGCGCTGAGATTGCGGGCAATCCGGAGCATACCTATCCGACGCTGGCCCTGGCGTTGGCCCTGTTTCCCGATGCGGTGTGGGATGTGTTGTCGCCCCAGCGGCCCCTGTTGCAGTGGCGATTGTTCAGGTTCGATGCAACGGCAGGGCTGACGCAGGCACGGTTAACCCTTGACCCCCGGATTTTGTGTTATTTGCTCGATGTGCCTGCGTTCGATCGCACCTTGTCCGTCTGGATGCACCCCCTCAGCCTCGAAACCATCGCACTCCCTCCCTCTCGCCAAGCGATCGCCGATCAAGTCATCCCCGTCTGGCGTTCGGGGCATTATCCCCTCGTGCAACTGTGCAGCACCGATCAACAGTCGAAAGCGGCGATCGCCGCCACCATCGCCCAGGCCTTAGGCTTGCAGATTTATCAACTCCCGATTAGTAACCTGAGCAGCGATCGCGAAGCCTTGGCCACCCTCAAACAACAATGGCTACGTGAGGCAATTCTCAGCCAAGCGATCCTCTTCATTGATGCCGATGCCCAAACCCGACCCGACCAAGGAGAGGCGATCGCCAACTTCGTCGCGGGCCTCTCCGTGCCGATCATCCTCAGCAATCACAGTCGCCAAACCCTCAACGGCCAAACCCCCCTCACCTTTGAACTGCGCCCGCTCCCTTACCCCGAAAAACGGCAATTGTGGCACACCTACTTAGGCGATCGCGCCGCTGACCTCAATGGCCACCTTGACCCCCTCATCACCCAATTCAGCCTCAACAGCCACACGATCCAAGCCGCCTGCGCCGCCGTCCAAGATAGCCCAGTGCCAGAATTGCGCGATCGCCTCTGGAACTACTGCCGCACCCAAGCCCGCCCCCGCCTCGACCACCTCGCCCAACGTATCAATTGCACCGCCACCTGGGACGACCTGATCCTCCCCGATCGCGAACTGAAGATCCTCCGCGACATTGCCAGCCATGTGCAACAACGGGCGAAAGTGTACGAAAAATGGGGATTTGCCTCAAAAAGTGGGCGGGGGTTGGGGATCACGGCTCTGTTTGCTGGGGCCAGTGGGACGGGGAAAACCATGGCCGCCGAAGTGCTGGCCCAAGAATTCCAACTCGATCTCTATCGCATTGATCTCAGCGCCGTTAGTAGTAAATACATCGGCGAAACCGAGAAAAATCTCCGCCAAATTTTCGACGCGGCCGAAGCCGGATCAGCGGTGTTACTCTTCGATGAAGCTGATGCTTTATTTGGCAAACGAACGCAGGTGAAAGATAGCCACGATCGCCACGCCAATTTAGAAGTGAGTTACCTATTACAACGGATGGAAGCCTATCAAGGCTTGGCGATTTTAACCACAAATCTACGCGATTCCCTCGATCAGGCCTTTGTGCGACGGCTCCGGTTTATGCTCACCTTTCCGTTTCCCAAGGCAGAGCATCGTTACGCCATCTGGCAGCGCATTTTTCCCCCTCAAACCCCCACCCAGGCGTTGGATTATGATGAATTGGCCCAGCTTGAAGTGGCGGGGGGCAATATCCGAGCGATCGCGCTCAATGCCGCCTTCGTTGCCGCCGAAGCCCATGAGCCGATCCACATGAAACATCTTCTCAAAGCCGTGCGCGTCGAATATTTAAAAATCGGTCAACCCCTGACGGGGATTGATCTAGATGCGTGGTTGGAGCCGCAACGGGTAGAAAACTGA
- the ffh gene encoding signal recognition particle protein gives MFDALADRLEDAWKKLRGQDKISDTNIKDALKEVRRALLEADVNLQVVRDFIKEVEQKALGAEVITGVRPDQQFIKIVHDELIAIMGDSNAPLAHADTAPTVILMAGLQGTGKTTATAKLALYLRKEQRSCLMVATDVYRPAAIDQLITLGQQIDVPVFDLGKDANPVEIARQGVERAKELGVDTVIIDTAGRLQIDADMMGELAQIKAIVKPDDTLLVVDAMTGQEAANLTRTFHDEIGITGAILTKMDGDSRGGAALSVRCISGQPIKFIGVGEKVEALQPFYPDRMASRILNMGDILTLVEKAQEEIDLSDAAELQEKIMEARFDFNDFLKQMKLLKNMGSLGGIMKLIPGMGKLSSSDLQKGESQLKITEAMISSMTMAERKDPDLLAKSPSRRDRIARGSGHSVRAVSKLIADFTRMRSMMKQMGQGGGIPGMGMPGMGGGGLGGMFGGGPGGGMPNMGGGKKRKKTKKKKGFGEL, from the coding sequence ATGTTTGACGCTCTCGCCGACCGCTTAGAAGACGCTTGGAAAAAGCTACGCGGCCAAGACAAAATTTCCGACACCAACATCAAAGACGCACTCAAAGAAGTGCGGCGGGCCCTCCTCGAAGCCGATGTTAACCTGCAAGTGGTGCGGGATTTTATCAAAGAAGTGGAGCAAAAAGCCCTCGGTGCAGAAGTGATCACCGGAGTCCGTCCCGATCAACAATTTATCAAAATCGTCCATGATGAATTGATCGCGATCATGGGCGACAGCAACGCCCCCCTCGCCCACGCCGACACCGCCCCCACCGTTATTTTGATGGCCGGTCTCCAAGGGACGGGGAAAACCACCGCCACCGCTAAACTCGCCCTCTACCTCCGCAAAGAGCAGCGCAGTTGTTTGATGGTGGCCACCGATGTTTATCGTCCGGCAGCGATCGATCAATTGATCACCCTAGGGCAACAGATTGATGTGCCCGTCTTTGATCTGGGTAAGGATGCGAACCCCGTCGAAATTGCCCGCCAAGGGGTGGAACGAGCGAAAGAATTGGGCGTGGATACGGTGATCATCGATACCGCCGGACGGTTGCAAATTGACGCAGACATGATGGGCGAGTTGGCCCAGATTAAAGCGATCGTTAAGCCCGATGACACCCTCCTCGTCGTTGATGCCATGACCGGGCAAGAGGCCGCCAACCTCACCCGCACCTTCCACGATGAAATCGGCATCACGGGGGCGATCCTGACGAAAATGGACGGGGACAGCCGAGGCGGGGCGGCGCTTTCGGTACGCTGCATTTCCGGCCAGCCGATTAAATTCATCGGGGTGGGGGAAAAAGTGGAAGCCCTCCAGCCCTTCTATCCCGATCGCATGGCTTCGCGCATCCTCAACATGGGCGACATTCTCACCCTCGTGGAAAAAGCCCAAGAGGAAATCGATCTCTCCGATGCCGCCGAACTCCAAGAGAAAATCATGGAGGCGCGGTTTGACTTTAACGACTTCCTGAAGCAGATGAAGCTGCTGAAAAATATGGGGTCGTTGGGCGGGATTATGAAGCTCATTCCCGGCATGGGCAAACTAAGCAGTTCCGACCTTCAAAAAGGCGAGTCGCAACTGAAAATCACCGAAGCGATGATCAGTTCGATGACCATGGCCGAACGTAAAGATCCCGACCTCTTGGCCAAGTCTCCAAGTCGGCGCGATCGCATCGCTCGCGGCTCCGGCCATTCCGTCCGCGCAGTCTCAAAACTGATCGCCGACTTCACCCGGATGCGATCGATGATGAAACAAATGGGCCAAGGCGGCGGCATCCCAGGGATGGGGATGCCCGGTATGGGCGGCGGCGGTCTCGGCGGCATGTTCGGCGGTGGCCCCGGCGGTGGGATGCCCAACATGGGCGGCGGCAAAAAACGCAAAAAAACCAAGAAAAAGAAAGGCTTCGGCGAACTTTAA
- a CDS encoding DUF433 domain-containing protein translates to MPTLLDRITINTKQCGGRPCIRGMRIRVSDVLDLFAAGLSAEEILEEMPDLEADDLKASLLYAARKLNHPILVA, encoded by the coding sequence ATGCCAACCTTACTGGACAGAATTACAATTAATACTAAGCAGTGCGGTGGTCGTCCGTGCATTCGGGGGATGAGAATCCGGGTATCGGATGTACTGGATCTGTTTGCCGCTGGTCTAAGTGCAGAAGAAATTTTAGAGGAAATGCCCGATTTGGAAGCCGATGATCTGAAAGCCTCACTACTCTATGCTGCACGGAAACTAAACCATCCCATTTTAGTGGCATGA
- a CDS encoding TRC40/GET3/ArsA family transport-energizing ATPase, whose product MRLILMTGKGGVGKTSVAAATGLRCAELGYKTLVLSTDPAHSLADSYEIDLGHEAQQIRPNLWAAELDALMELEGNWGAVKRYITQVLQARGLDGVQAEELAILPGMDEIFGLVRMKRHYDDGDYEVLIIDSAPTGTALRLLSIPEVGGWYMRRFYKPLQGMSVALRPLVEPFFKPIAGFSLPDKEVMDAPYEFYEQIEALEKVLTDNQKTSVRLVTNPERMVLKESRRAHAYLSLYNVATDLIIANRIIPDTVNDPFFQQWKANQQVYKQEIHSDFHPLPVKEVPLYSTEMCGLEALDRLKKTLYGDEDPTQVYYQENTMRVVQDGDQYSLELYLPGIRKDQIQLNKTGDELNVRIGNHRRNLVLPQALAALQPAGAKMEEDYLKIRFKTVVMT is encoded by the coding sequence ATGCGCTTAATCTTAATGACTGGCAAAGGAGGAGTCGGTAAAACCTCAGTGGCCGCCGCCACCGGCCTCCGTTGCGCCGAACTCGGTTACAAAACCCTCGTCCTGAGTACCGATCCTGCCCACTCCCTCGCCGACAGCTACGAAATCGACCTCGGCCACGAAGCCCAGCAAATTCGCCCCAACCTTTGGGCCGCTGAACTTGATGCCCTGATGGAACTCGAAGGCAACTGGGGCGCAGTCAAACGCTACATCACCCAAGTCCTCCAAGCCCGCGGCCTCGACGGAGTCCAAGCCGAAGAACTCGCCATCCTCCCCGGCATGGATGAAATTTTCGGCCTCGTGCGCATGAAACGCCACTACGACGACGGCGACTATGAGGTGCTGATCATCGACTCCGCCCCCACCGGCACCGCCCTACGTCTCCTCAGCATCCCCGAAGTCGGCGGCTGGTATATGCGCCGCTTCTACAAACCCTTGCAGGGGATGTCTGTGGCCCTGCGTCCCCTCGTGGAGCCGTTTTTTAAGCCCATTGCCGGGTTTTCCCTGCCGGATAAAGAGGTGATGGATGCGCCCTACGAATTTTATGAGCAAATCGAAGCCCTGGAAAAGGTTCTCACCGACAATCAAAAAACCTCGGTGCGCCTCGTTACCAATCCAGAGCGGATGGTGTTGAAAGAATCCCGCCGCGCCCATGCCTACCTGAGTTTGTACAACGTCGCCACGGATTTAATCATTGCCAATCGAATCATTCCCGATACCGTCAATGATCCGTTTTTCCAACAATGGAAAGCTAATCAACAGGTTTACAAGCAAGAAATTCACAGCGATTTTCATCCCCTGCCCGTGAAAGAAGTGCCCCTTTATTCGACGGAAATGTGCGGACTCGAAGCCCTCGATCGCCTCAAGAAAACTCTCTACGGTGACGAAGACCCCACCCAAGTCTATTACCAAGAAAACACAATGCGCGTCGTCCAAGACGGTGATCAATACAGTCTTGAACTCTACCTACCCGGCATCCGCAAGGATCAAATTCAACTCAATAAAACCGGCGACGAATTAAACGTTCGCATCGGCAACCATCGCCGTAACCTCGTCCTCCCCCAAGCTCTCGCCGCCCTCCAACCCGCTGGCGCAAAAATGGAAGAGGACTACCTCAAAATCCGCTTCAAAACGGTGGTCATGACTTAG
- a CDS encoding type II toxin-antitoxin system HicB family antitoxin, whose product MSIKYQLVIYWSYEDDCFVVEVPELPGCFADGQSYTEAVRNVEGVIREWIATAQELGREVPEPRGRLISA is encoded by the coding sequence ATGTCAATTAAGTATCAATTAGTGATTTATTGGAGCTATGAGGATGATTGCTTTGTGGTGGAGGTTCCGGAGTTGCCGGGATGTTTTGCGGATGGACAAAGTTATACGGAGGCGGTGCGTAATGTGGAGGGGGTGATTCGGGAATGGATCGCGACGGCGCAGGAGTTGGGGCGGGAGGTTCCGGAACCGAGGGGGCGGCTCATCTCTGCGTGA
- a CDS encoding type II toxin-antitoxin system HicA family toxin, giving the protein MGKYEKLLLKIIRGESDTTINFKQLFSLLLKLGFDQRVKGDHFIFTREDIIEIINIQPRDSQAKAYQVKQIRSLILKYNLGDRDVN; this is encoded by the coding sequence ATGGGTAAATATGAAAAGCTATTATTGAAGATAATCAGGGGTGAGTCGGACACAACTATTAATTTTAAACAACTTTTTAGTTTGTTGCTTAAGTTGGGTTTTGACCAAAGGGTGAAGGGTGATCACTTTATTTTCACGAGGGAGGATATTATTGAAATTATCAACATTCAGCCAAGAGATTCCCAAGCCAAGGCATATCAAGTTAAGCAAATTAGAAGTTTAATTCTTAAATATAATTTAGGTGATCGCGATGTCAATTAA
- the folB gene encoding dihydroneopterin aldolase gives MSSDRIHLTNIRAYGYTGALPEETVLGQWFSVDLTLWVDIAAAGASDRLEETVDYRDAIAIVKTTIQTQPYALIERLATVISEQVLALPRISQVRVKLTKEAAPIPDFGGQIAIDITRPE, from the coding sequence ATGAGCAGCGATCGCATTCACCTCACTAACATTCGCGCCTACGGGTATACTGGCGCATTGCCCGAAGAAACGGTTTTAGGGCAATGGTTTTCAGTAGATTTAACCCTGTGGGTGGATATTGCCGCAGCGGGAGCGAGCGATCGCCTCGAAGAGACGGTGGATTATCGAGATGCGATCGCGATCGTCAAAACCACGATCCAAACCCAACCCTACGCCCTGATCGAACGCCTCGCCACCGTGATCAGTGAGCAGGTTCTCGCGTTGCCTCGGATCTCGCAAGTTCGCGTTAAGCTCACCAAAGAAGCCGCCCCCATACCCGACTTTGGCGGCCAAATTGCGATCGACATTACCCGCCCGGAGTGA
- the proA gene encoding glutamate-5-semialdehyde dehydrogenase: MIASDITPTLTELGRQTRHAAQQLATLSTADRNAALEAIATALEAATPEILAANQADCDAAERDGIAKPLYARLKLGASKLQGAIAGVRDVAKLADPVGHVQIHRELDTGLVLKRITCPLGVLGIIFEARPDALIQITSLAIKSGNGVILKGGSEALRSCQTLVEVIHRALETTAVNPDAVQLLTTRAEIRSLLTLDDYVDLIIPRGSNEFVRYIQANTRIPVLGHADGICHLYLDAAADLEMAIAIAVDAKTHYPAACNAIETLLVHDAIAPQILPPLAAALQAQGVELRGDALTQAIIPIIPATDADWATEYSDLILSIKVVDSVTAAIDHINTYGSKHTDAIVTQDEAIARQFQQNVDAAGVFHNCSTRFADGFRYGFGAEVGISTAQMPPRGPVGLEGLITYKYEVCGQGHIAATYTGENAKPFTHQDLGE; the protein is encoded by the coding sequence ATGATCGCCTCTGATATCACCCCCACGTTGACCGAACTCGGTCGCCAAACCCGCCACGCTGCCCAACAATTGGCCACCTTATCGACCGCCGATCGCAATGCGGCCCTAGAAGCGATCGCCACTGCCCTCGAAGCCGCTACCCCGGAAATATTGGCCGCCAATCAGGCCGATTGTGATGCCGCAGAACGGGACGGGATCGCGAAGCCCCTCTATGCGCGGTTGAAGCTGGGCGCGAGTAAGTTGCAGGGGGCGATCGCCGGGGTGCGGGATGTGGCGAAATTGGCTGATCCCGTTGGCCATGTGCAGATTCACCGGGAACTGGATACGGGGTTGGTGTTGAAGCGGATTACCTGCCCGCTGGGGGTGTTGGGGATTATTTTTGAAGCGCGTCCCGATGCTCTGATTCAAATCACCAGTTTGGCGATTAAGTCCGGTAATGGCGTGATTTTGAAAGGAGGCAGCGAGGCGTTGCGATCGTGCCAAACCCTTGTTGAGGTGATCCATCGCGCTTTAGAGACGACCGCTGTTAATCCCGATGCGGTGCAACTCCTCACCACCCGCGCCGAAATCCGATCGCTCCTCACTTTGGATGATTATGTGGATCTGATTATTCCCCGTGGGTCGAATGAATTTGTGCGCTACATCCAAGCCAATACGCGGATTCCGGTGTTAGGTCATGCCGATGGGATTTGCCATTTGTATCTAGATGCGGCGGCGGATTTAGAGATGGCGATCGCTATTGCCGTGGATGCGAAAACCCATTATCCGGCGGCTTGTAATGCCATTGAAACGCTGCTGGTGCATGACGCGATCGCGCCTCAAATCCTGCCCCCCCTCGCGGCCGCCCTCCAAGCCCAGGGCGTAGAACTGCGCGGCGATGCGTTAACTCAGGCGATCATTCCCATCATTCCTGCCACCGATGCGGATTGGGCGACGGAATACAGCGATCTAATCCTGTCGATTAAAGTCGTGGATTCCGTCACCGCCGCCATTGACCACATCAACACCTACGGCTCGAAACATACCGATGCGATCGTGACTCAGGATGAAGCGATCGCCCGTCAATTTCAGCAAAACGTAGATGCGGCGGGGGTGTTTCACAATTGTTCGACCCGATTCGCCGACGGTTTCCGCTACGGGTTCGGTGCAGAAGTGGGAATCAGCACCGCTCAAATGCCGCCCCGTGGCCCCGTGGGGTTAGAGGGGTTAATCACCTATAAATACGAAGTCTGCGGCCAGGGTCACATTGCTGCCACCTATACCGGGGAAAACGCGAAACCCTTCACCCACCAGGATTTAGGGGAATGA